From Solibacillus sp. FSL W7-1464:
TGTTCAAATGTTTTTGGACAAGGCGGACTGTCGATAGCAATTGGCTTAGCCCCTCCAATGCGTAATATTCACATTGTACAGGAATAATCAGGGCATCAGAGGCAGTCAGCGCATTAATTGTTAATAAGCCAAGTGATGGTGGACAATCAATAATAATGAAATCAAAATTATTTTTAATCTCCTGCAATGATTTTTTTAGTCGAACTTCGCGGGAAATTGTGGATACCAGCTCGATTTCAGCACCTGCCAATGATATTGTAGCAGGAACAATATATAAATTTTCTACATCTGTTTGTTGAATGACGCCTTTAATATCTTCATCATTAATTAATACGTCGTATACACAACTTTCCAAATCACCTTTTCGTACACCTAATCCGCTTGATGCGTTACCCTGTGGGTCGATATCGATTATTAATACTTTCTTTCCTAAAAAAGCTAAACATGCACTTAAGTTAACAGAGGTTGTCGTTTTTCCAACGCCACCTTTTTGATTGGCTATCGCAATAATACGTCCCAATATCCGCACCTGCTTTCATCACTTCAATTTAGGTATCTTTTTAAAGTCTAAAAATCTCGGCTTACTAAATCTTCCTTTTATAATACTATTTATTTTATCTTAACAAAAAATGTTAGAAAACGATGCTATGAAACTAAATTTATTTTAAAAAAACTTACTTCTACTAATCTACTAAAAAAACTGCCTAGAAAGTCGTGATCTTTCGGGCAGTTCAATAATTTATTTTTTCTTCGGAATTTTAACAGTGATTTGGTAGTAATCATCTGTATCCTCTTCCTCCGTTTTTACATTGATTCCACTTTTCGTCACCATTGATAACGACTGCTTGATCGTATTAAGAGCAATACGCACATCTTTGCTAATCGCTTTTCTGCTTGGTTTACGTTTTTTTATCTCTGGTTCATCTGGATTTAGAATTTTTTGAATTTGCTCTTCAAGCTGTCTTACATTCCAATCAAACTCTTTCGTCGCTGCAATGAGCTGCATTTGTAATTGCTCATCTTTGATTACAATTAGAGCCCGGGCATGACGTTCCGATATTTCACGATTTAAAATAGCATCCTGAACAAATTGAGGTAACTTTAATAAACGCAATTTATTAGCTACTGTTGATTGTCCTTTACCAAGACGTTGTGCAAGCGCTTCTTGTGTCAGCTGATGTAACCCTAATAATTGCTGATAAGCAAGCGCTTCTTCAATTGCTGTTAATTCCTCGCGTTGAAGGTTTTCAATCAAGGCAATAGACGCCGTTTCCCGATCATTTAAATTCCTTACAATAGCAGGCACTTCTGTCCACTGTAGGGATTTCATCGCTCGATAACGTCGCTCACCGGCAATTATTTCATATTTATCTGCGTCATTATCTATTGGACGAATCACAATTGGTTGAATGACGCCATGTGTATGAATTGTTCTAGCTAATTCTTCAATCTTCTCATCATCAAAAACTGTACGTGGCTGATAACGGTTCGGAATGATTTTGTCTATTGGAATTTTAACTACTTCTTCTGAAGCCATCGAGATATTCT
This genomic window contains:
- a CDS encoding ParA family protein produces the protein MGRIIAIANQKGGVGKTTTSVNLSACLAFLGKKVLIIDIDPQGNASSGLGVRKGDLESCVYDVLINDEDIKGVIQQTDVENLYIVPATISLAGAEIELVSTISREVRLKKSLQEIKNNFDFIIIDCPPSLGLLTINALTASDALIIPVQCEYYALEGLSQLLSTVRLVQKHLNKELMIDGVLLTMLDARTNLGLQVIDEVKRYFQDKVYRSIIPRNVRLSEAPSHGKPVILYDSKSRGAEIYLEFAREVIKNG
- the noc gene encoding nucleoid occlusion protein, with the protein product MKSTFSRFFGGGSKEPEVKSEVEVIENISMASEEVVKIPIDKIIPNRYQPRTVFDDEKIEELARTIHTHGVIQPIVIRPIDNDADKYEIIAGERRYRAMKSLQWTEVPAIVRNLNDRETASIALIENLQREELTAIEEALAYQQLLGLHQLTQEALAQRLGKGQSTVANKLRLLKLPQFVQDAILNREISERHARALIVIKDEQLQMQLIAATKEFDWNVRQLEEQIQKILNPDEPEIKKRKPSRKAISKDVRIALNTIKQSLSMVTKSGINVKTEEEDTDDYYQITVKIPKKK